The DNA window CCGTTAGAGTGGAACGCAGGGGTGGCATGACGGAGCTTGAACTCGAAGTCGGCTCAATGAAGCCCGCGTCGTTGTTCGGTGGCGATTACAACACGTACGTGCTTTGGGTCGTGCCGCCCCATGGGGCAGCGGAGAATCTGGGAGAGATTCCGCTGGAAGGAGACCGCGGAAGGCTCCGCGCATCCACCAGCGCCGGCGTGTTCGCTGTCCTCATTACGGCCGAACCGCATTTTCTCGTCAACACACCCAGCCCATTTATGGTTCTAGAAAACAAACCTGCCGTGGATGGGCCGGAAGTCCACTACGCGGTGTTGGAAGGTGTGTACAACTTCGGCAGAAGCACGCTGGTGGATTCGAAGGAAGCGAAAGGCGAGGTCCGCACGGATGTGAGACAGGCATTTACGGCGGTGCGGCTGGCGCAACGGGCCGGCGCACCAGGTCGGGCGAGCGACGAATTCACGCGCGCTGAGCGCGCGCTGGATCGCGCGCTCAGTCTGTGGCATCAACATGCGGACCGGCACGAGATTGCTGCGCAGGCGCGCGAGACCGTACGGCTTGCGGTGGCGGCGCAGCACCTTGCGATGGATCGTGGGCTCCAGGGGACTCCACTCGGAACGGAAGGTCTGGGGAGGGGGAAATGAGTTCCGGAGCCGCGGTCGGCAAGGGCCGGTTCTAAAGTTTTAATTCGAGGAGGCAGCATGTACAAAAAACTCTATATCTATCCGATTCTTTTCGCGCTGGCATTGGTGCTGGGTTCGGTGGGATTCCGCTCACTGAGCGCCAAGGACAGCGCCAACGACGAACGCGAGCGCGCCATGAAAGCGGGCGAGGTTCTGTCGCAAGTCATGCAGATTCCCGAAGACGGGATTCCGAACGATCTTATGGCCCGTGCCGACGCGGTTGCCGTCATTCCCCACATGGTGAAAGGCGCATTCGGTATCGGCGGCGAGTACGGCAAGGGCCTGGTGTCCGAAAGACGCGCTGACGGGACCTGGAGCGCGCCTTCATACATCAAGATCGGCGGCGGCAATTTCGGCTTCCAGCTTGGTGTGGAAGCGACGGATCTTGTCCTGGTTTTCACCGACCATAACGGGTTCAAAGGCCTGCTGGACGGCAAAGTGAAGCTGGGCGCCGACGCTCAAGTCGCGGCCGGCCCCGTCGGCCGCCATGCGCAAGTGGCTACCGACATCATGTTGAAGTCGCCGGTGTTCGCTTATTCGCGCTCCAAAGGACTGTTCGCAGGAATCTCTCTGGACGGTGCTGTAGTCGAGATCGATGACTCGGCAAACCGCGGCGCTTACGGCCGTGCCGTCAGTGCGCAAGACATTCTGTTGACTCACAGCGTTCACAAGAACGACGTCGTGATGCCGTTCTTACGCGTACTCGATCAGTACGCGCCTGCG is part of the Terriglobia bacterium genome and encodes:
- a CDS encoding DUF4398 domain-containing protein, giving the protein MKLGRALLLGVLVWHTEGQSSTSKPNGVREGSAVVCLHGTERILLRSTERLPEASGAVRVERRGGMTELELEVGSMKPASLFGGDYNTYVLWVVPPHGAAENLGEIPLEGDRGRLRASTSAGVFAVLITAEPHFLVNTPSPFMVLENKPAVDGPEVHYAVLEGVYNFGRSTLVDSKEAKGEVRTDVRQAFTAVRLAQRAGAPGRASDEFTRAERALDRALSLWHQHADRHEIAAQARETVRLAVAAQHLAMDRGLQGTPLGTEGLGRGK
- a CDS encoding lipid-binding SYLF domain-containing protein, which encodes MYKKLYIYPILFALALVLGSVGFRSLSAKDSANDERERAMKAGEVLSQVMQIPEDGIPNDLMARADAVAVIPHMVKGAFGIGGEYGKGLVSERRADGTWSAPSYIKIGGGNFGFQLGVEATDLVLVFTDHNGFKGLLDGKVKLGADAQVAAGPVGRHAQVATDIMLKSPVFAYSRSKGLFAGISLDGAVVEIDDSANRGAYGRAVSAQDILLTHSVHKNDVVMPFLRVLDQYAPAHKRATD